ATGGCTCCCGCGCTCACCTGGGTGAAGGTGACGCCGGAGGGGTGATAGACCGCGACCGGCACCGTGGTGGATGCGGCCGTGCTGTCGCCCAGCTGGCCGACGGCGTTGCGGCCCCAGCACCAGCCCTGGCCGGCCGAGGTCAGCCCGCAGCTGTGGGTGGAGCCGGCGTCGATGGTGACCAGCGCGTTGGTGGGGATCACGGTCAGGGCGGGGCTGGCCGGCTGGGCCGCGCGGGGGGCCAGGGGCTGGTCGGCGCAGGCGGCCAGTGCGGCCACGCCGAGCAGGGTGAACGCGGTGCGGAAGAACATTGGGGGCTTCATGGTGGGTTCCGGGTGCGGAGTGGGTGAGAACCTGCGTGGTCCTCCAAGGTGCGGGCTCCGCCTCGTGCCGGTCAACGGAAATCTTGTCTCTATTTGGGTACTCGTGCGAAGTGCGCCGTCGCATGCGGAACGTGGCCGCGAGTGACGGCCGATCACATTTATGCAGGAAACGGGAAGTACCAGCCGAGCGAGCAGCGCGGTCCGCCTCCATACGATGACCCTCCGCCACTCATCTCCCGCCGGCTGAACACTCGCGAGCGGCCGCCGCCCGGCGATATCTTCGCCCGATCCCGGCACACGCGTGCGAACTCCGAGCCAGCCGGCGCGTCGTCCGCCGGCCTATTCCGCATCGTTTTTCCCATGACCGAGCATCCCGCCGCTCCCAGCCACCCGCGCCCAAACACGCCCGTGTGGGACGACGAGCCCTGGGCCGCGCTGCCGACCCTGCAGGGCGACGTTTCCGCCGACGTGTGCGTGGTGGGGCTCGGGGGCTCGGGGCTGGCCGCGGCCGCGGAGCTGCTGGACCACGGGCTGAGTGTCGTGGGGGTGGACGCCGGGATGGTGGCGGGCGGCGCGGCGGGACGGAACGGCGGGCTCTTGCTGGCGGGAACCTACGACTTCTACCACGACGCCGTCCGCAAGCTGGGGCACGCGTGGGCGAGTTCGGTCTACCGGCTGACCGTGGAGCAGGTGGCGCGGATGGCGGCGGAGACGCCGGAGGCCGTGCGGGTCACCGGCTCGCTTCGCATTGCCGATACGCCCGAGGAAGAAGCGGACTGCCGGAGCCAGATGCAGGCGCTGCAGGCGGATGGCTTCGCGGTGGAGTGGTACGACGGACCGGAGGGGCGCGGCCTTTTGTTCCCCGACGATGCCGCCTTGCAGCCACTGCGCCGCTGCCGCACGCTCGCGCGCCGCGCCGTGCACCGGGGCGCGCGCCTGTACGAGCACTCGCCAGCCATCGAGATCGGCCACGGCGAAGTGGTGACGCCCGCCGGGCGCGTGCGGTGCGGCGCCGTGATCGTGGCGGTGGACGGACGGCTAGACGGCCTGATCCCCGAGCTTCGGGGCCGGGTGCGCACCGCCCGCCTGCAGATGCTGGCGACCGCGCCCACCGACGAGGTGCGCCTGCCGCGGCCCGTGTACGCGCGATGGGGCTATGAGTACTGGCAGCAGCTGGCCGATGGACGCATCGCGCTGGGCGGGTTCCGCGACTTCGGCGGGGAGGGGGAGTGGACGGAGGAGTGGGAGCCGTCCGAAACCATGCAGGCGCGGCTGGAAGGGTTTCTCCGCGAGCGCATCGGCGTGCGGGCGCCGGTTACGCACCGGTGGGCGGCGTCGGTGGGCTACACCCCGTCCGGGCTGCCGGTGCTGGAGGAGGTTCGCCCCGGCGTGTGGGCGGCCGGCGGCTACAGCGGCACCGGCAACGTCATCGGCGCCCTCTGCGGCCGCGCGATGGCGCAGATCGCCGTGACGGGCAGCTCCGCGCTCGCCGACATCCTGCGGGAGCCGGCCAGGGTGGCCTCCGTCTAGCTGCAGCGGATTGCCCGGGCTCAGTGGCTGACCGCGAAGAACTCAAGCCCGCCCTCGAGCGTGTAGAGCGGCTGCACTCGCCCGAACGAGGGTACGCCCGCCAGGCGGGCGATCTCGTCCGCTCCCTCGCCGATGGCCAGCGCCGGGCCCAGGGCGAGATAGGGGCGGATCTCCTCCAGCCGGTACCACCGGCCCTGAACGCCCAGCGCGGCCGCGGCGAAGGCGTACCTTCGCGGCGCCGGGAAGCGGTTCTCCCGCCTGGCGGTGGAATCGGTGTTGAACCGGATCGTCGTTCCTCCGATGTCCACGCCCACGAAGGTCTGCTCGCTGAAGACGCCGTAGCGCTGGGCGCCGCAGCTTGCGGCGTAGATGCCCGCGTTCCCCGTCGCGGTGCAGCGGAGCGCCACCTGGTCCGCCACGAAGGTCTTCAGCGACAGCGACACGCCCATGCGCACCCCGTACTCCACCGAGAACGCGAGGGACGTTTCGCCCGCGCTCTGGGCATTGGCGGCACCGGCGGCGAACGCCGCGGCAAGGATCGGGAGCGAGCGGAGGAATCGCGTCATGGGCGGGGCAGGGGGTGCAGGTCGGATGGGGTGCGGGGCAGGATTTCGCGGTGCTGTTCGTACTGGCCGGAGTAGCCCGTTACCTGCAGCCACTGCCCGGGGCGGATGGCGCTCACGTCGATCCCCGACTGCGCATCCACGAACACCAGCAGCGCCCCGGAGCCGTCGTCCAGCATCAGCTTCCAGCCCCATGGCCGGTCGTCCAGCACCTCCCCCGTCACGCGCCCGCGGACCTGGATCAGCAGACCCTCCGACCCTTCCTTCACCCTGCCCGTGCGGATGAGGCGCGGGGAGGGGAGCTCGGCGTTTCCCAGAACCTGAATGGAACCCGGGTCGATCGCCAGCTGGTTCTGCGGATTGGAAGTGGTGCCGGTGATGCTCACCAGGGTGCCGGCCGCGTAGCGCGACGAATCGGCGGGGGCCGTGACGTAGATGCCGCCCGTTGCGTCCTGCACGGCGAATCCGCCATCGAACGTGCCCGACGCGACGGTCACCACGCCTGCGACCGAACCGCTGGAACCCACCGGTGCCTGGCGGATCTGCTGGATGGCGAGGGATCGGGGCGGCGGCACACGCTTCGTGTTCACGCACGTGGTGACGGGCGCGAGCGCGAGCGCGGCGGTGAGGATAGGAAGGGTTCGCATCGGCATACGGGGAGGCGGGGCGACGATGGTCATCCCAAGATCCTGTTCGGTGGTGCCGGTCCGCAAGCGCGTTGAGGCATTGATCCGGAATCGCTTGATCGGGGCTCGGCTGCGCGCTATCGTCACGAATCCCCGGTTCCATCGTCCTGGTCATCCCCGAAGTGCCGTGACTTCTCGATTCCTCCCGTCCGCGCTCGTTCCCCTGCTGGCGCTGGCCGCCGCGCCCGCCGCGGGGCAGCAGCTTTCGCCCCAGGAGCAGGCCATCGTGCGCTCCGTGGATGCCCACGCGGCCGACGCGGTGAGCTTTTTGGAGCGCATCGTCAACATCAACAGCGGCACGCTCAATCCGCAGGGCGTGCGCGAGGTGGGCCGGCACTTCGAGGCGCCGCTGGACTCGCTGGGGTTCGACGTGCGGTGGATCAGCATGCCGGATTCGCTGAACCGCGCCGGGCACCTGTTCGCCTACCGCACCGGGACGCGGGGCAAGCGCGTGCTGCTGATCGGCCACCTGGACACGGTGTTCGAGAAGGACGACGCCTTTCAGCGCTTCG
This region of Longimicrobium sp. genomic DNA includes:
- a CDS encoding FAD-dependent oxidoreductase, which produces MTEHPAAPSHPRPNTPVWDDEPWAALPTLQGDVSADVCVVGLGGSGLAAAAELLDHGLSVVGVDAGMVAGGAAGRNGGLLLAGTYDFYHDAVRKLGHAWASSVYRLTVEQVARMAAETPEAVRVTGSLRIADTPEEEADCRSQMQALQADGFAVEWYDGPEGRGLLFPDDAALQPLRRCRTLARRAVHRGARLYEHSPAIEIGHGEVVTPAGRVRCGAVIVAVDGRLDGLIPELRGRVRTARLQMLATAPTDEVRLPRPVYARWGYEYWQQLADGRIALGGFRDFGGEGEWTEEWEPSETMQARLEGFLRERIGVRAPVTHRWAASVGYTPSGLPVLEEVRPGVWAAGGYSGTGNVIGALCGRAMAQIAVTGSSALADILREPARVASV